A genomic window from Brassica oleracea var. oleracea cultivar TO1000 chromosome C8, BOL, whole genome shotgun sequence includes:
- the LOC106308871 gene encoding uncharacterized protein LOC106308871: MDREGGREVGEGSSMSSREQRNLREQERRMRMKHLFNILSSHVSPTHRLPVPQLIEQATSYMIQLKEKVNYLKEKKMTLLGEMGKHSEGLSSSLLPKLSIYSRDSTIQMNLLIDLNMKRVMLHQLLSVFEEEGAEVMNANTQKLNDRMIIYTIIAQAIISRIGIDPSRIEERVRDIIF; the protein is encoded by the exons ATGGACAGGGAGGGGGGAAGAGAAGTAGGAGAAGGAAGCTCAATGTCGTCGAGGGAACAACGAAACCTCAGAGAGCAAGAGCGACGAATGCGCATGAAACATCTCTTCAATATACTCTCTTCTCATGTTTCTCCCACTCATAGG TTACCGGTGCCTCAACTTATAGAACAAGCGACATCATACATGATCCAATTGAAAGAGAAGGTAAATTATCTAAAGGAGAAGAAAATGACTTTGTTAGGAGAAATGGGGAAACACTCTGAGGGGTTGTCGTCGTCACTTCTGCCGAAACTCAGTATTTATTCGCGGGATTCAACCATACAAATGAACCTGCTTATCGATCTGAACATGAAAAGAGTGATGCTACACCAGCTTTTAAGTGTTTTTGAAGAAGAAGGAGCTGAAGTTATGAATGCTAATACTCAGAAATTGAATGATAGGATGATCATTTATACAATCATAGCCCAG GCTATCATATCTCGCATCGGCATTGATCCATCAAGGATAGAAGAGAGAGTTAGGGATATCATCTTCTGA
- the LOC106311213 gene encoding gibberellin-regulated protein 8-like, producing the protein MKLMVVQFCIIFFLLTSSFFVPSTADSSCGGKCNVRCSKASQHEECLKYCNICCEKCNGCVPSGTYGNKDECPCYRDIKNSKGGPKCP; encoded by the exons ATGAAGCTCATGGTTGTACAATTCTGCATAATCTTTTTTCTCCTCACATCTTCATTTTTTGTACCTTCAACCGCTGATTCGT CATGTGGTGGAAAGTGCAACGTGAGATGCTCAAAGGCATCACAACATGAAGAGTGCCTCAAGTATTGCAATATATGTTGCGAGAAGTGTAATGGTTGTGTTCCCTCTGGTACTTATGGAAACAAAGACGAATGCCCTTGTTACCGTGATATTAAAAACTCCAAAGGCGGCCCCAAGTGTCCTTGA
- the LOC106308872 gene encoding uncharacterized protein LOC106308872 — MPSTLRDTLARRVVIMSDAGAGSSHGGSQGRGGSQGEGQQVDPGRKYGTIVNNNANHWKCIFCYKVLTAGVSRLKQHLVGGYKNAKKCPICPEHVRVELQTYMARKVEERVALSMQYQPVVNEDDVEDLDGDDEPMRKATKRKHRGPLDKFVMSTPPDILKGRKDRKGVFGACDKDLRDKVCGAIARWFFDAGLPFNAVSHDSFKEMTKLIGQYGMGLKPPSQYELRFPLLQREVANVQALLAPNREEWAVKGCSIMSDGWRDSVVQKDIVNFLVNSPKGSVFIRSKEVSEVVKDATMLFKLLDDMVEEVGEKNVVQVVTDNASNYVKAGKLLEAKRPHLFWTPCAAHCLDLMLEDIGKIAAVKTAMQKCIDTR, encoded by the exons ATGCCCTCAACGCTTAGGGACACCCTTGCCAGGCGAG TTGTGATCATGTCTGACGCTGGAGCTGGATCATCTCATGGAGGGTCTCAAGGAAGAGGAGGGTCTCAGGGAGAAGGACAACAAGTGGATCCGGGAAGGAAGTATGGAACCATTGTTAACAATAACGCCAACCACTGGAAGTGTATCTTCTGCTACAAGGTGTTAACTGCTGGGGTTTCACGATTGAAACAACATCTTGTTGGCGGGTACAAGAATGCAAAGAAATGTCCAATCTGTCCAGAACATGTTAGGGTTGAGCTGCAGACCTACATGGCCAGAAAAGTTGAAGAAAGAGTAGCTCTATCAATGCAGTACCAACCCGTGGTGAATGAAGATGATGTGGAGGACTTGGATGGTGATGATGAGCCAATGCGAAAGGCTACCAAGAGGAAGCACCGTGGTCCTTTGGACAAGTTTGTGATGTCTACGCCTCCAGACATCTTGAAAGGCAGAAAGGATAGGAAAGGGGTGTTTGGAGCTTGTGACAAGGACTTAAGAGACAAGGTGTGTGGCGCCATAGCAAGGTGGTTCTTCGATGCTGGGCTTCCTTTCAATGCTGTCTCTCATGACAGTTTCAAGGAGATGACAAAGCTTATTGGGCAGTATGGTATGGGGTTAAAGCCTCCTTCTCAGTATGAGCTCCGGTTCCCTTTACTTCAAAGGGAAGTCGCCAATGTTCAAGCACTGCTGGCTCCTAACAGGGAAGAGTGGGCAGTGAAAGGATGCTCAATCATGTCTGATGGGTGGCGTGATTCTGTGGTGCAGAAAGACATCGTCAACTTTCTGGTTAACTCACCAAAAGGTTCTGTGTTCATCAGGTCCAAAGAGGTTTCTGAAGTGGTGAAAGATGCTACAATGCTGTTCAAGCTACTTGATGATATGGTTGAAGAAGTTGGTGAGAAGAACGTGGTTCAGGTTGTAACTGATAACGCCTCAAACTACGTCAAGGCTGGAAAACTTCTTGAAGCAAAACGCCCACATCTCTTTTGGACTCCATGTGCTGCGCATTGTCTTGATTTGATGCTGGAGGACATTGGAAAGATAGCTGCGGTGAAGACTGCAATGCAGAAGTGCAT AGATACACGTTAG
- the LOC106307427 gene encoding uncharacterized protein At4g28440-like has protein sequence MAEASPALRKPVFTKVSELRPGTNGLSLNVKVISTKMVMQRGGGGGRPSGPQARQMRIAECLVGDETGIIIFTARNDQVDLMKEGKIVTLRNAKIDMYKGSMRLAVDRWGRVEVAEEAADITVKEDNNLSLIEYELVSVEA, from the exons ATGGCTGAGGCATCACCTGCTTTGAGGAAGCCTGTGTTCACTAAGGTTAGTGAGCTGAGACCAGGAACCAATGGTCTCTCACTTAACGTGAAAGTCATCAGCACGAAGATGGTGATGCAGAGAGGAGGAGGAGGAGGTCGTCCCAGTGGTCCTCAGGCTCGTCAGATGCGGATTGCTGAATGTCTCGTTGGTGATGAGACTGGAATCATTATCTTTACCGCAAGAAACGATCAAG TGGATTTGATGAAAGAAGGCAAGATAGTGACCCTGCGCAATGCAAAGATCGACATGTATAAGGGATCTATGAGGCTTGCTGTTGATAGATGGGGCCGCGTTGAAGTCGCGGAGGAGGCCGCAGACATCACTGTCAAGGAAGATAACAATCTTTCCCTCATCGAGTATGAGCTTGTGAGCGTTGAGGCTTAA